In Mytilus edulis chromosome 6, xbMytEdul2.2, whole genome shotgun sequence, the following proteins share a genomic window:
- the LOC139529081 gene encoding uncharacterized protein isoform X2 — protein sequence MLSAIMFLVSLIIYTLFQVGIGQILPGTVPSLPNPTLEGCQKEAENSNMTSNYTSIYAKVIDKWCGTYDEVLPCLDLSLPYTRLANVNDWYLSMMFDVDIAHNISDDMCSKYKDYADDMECIDRSRRASSFCTQYNTKHLSTVILQLYYTNSTENPYADVNACLYANHTATCMTRHMKYCSRPIRKIINQYYRLLNGKCKDILYENKQEHINKTATAATTVRKQSFAEKVNKILQMKEEAKIKPGNFKETMTNLFRQIDPEIGSENATIARETGGNATSDAITLNQNAGNQTMELSSNSTMPEAVIPKKKKPKVTKKEKIKAEIKRLLQFVLSNA from the exons ATGCT aTCTGCCATAATGTTCCTCGTAAGCTTGATAATTTATACTTTGTTCCAAGTCGGCATTGGTCAGATCCTACCAGGTACTGTTCCATCACTCCCTAACCCCACTTTGGAAGGATGCCAGAAGGAGGCTGAAAATTCAAACATGACTAGCAATTATACATCAATTTATGCCAAAGTGATAGATAAATGGTGCGG AACATATGATGAAGTTTTACCTTGTCTTGATTTGTCATTACCCTACACTCGACTGGCGAATGTTAATGATTGGTACCTAAGTATGATGTTTGACGTGGATATTGCTCACAACATTTCAGATGATATGTGTTCAAAGTATAAAG aTTATGCAGATGATATGGAATGTATTGATCGTAGCAGACGAGCAAGTTCATTCTGTACACAATACAACACGAAACATCTATCCACAGTAATACTTCAGTTATATTATACAAACTCAACGGAAAATCCGTATGCAGACGTGAATGCGTGCTT atatgcTAATCACACAGCAACGTGTATGACAAGACACATGAAATATTGTTCAAGGCCAATCAGAAAAATAATCAATCAGTACTATCGTTTATTAAATGGCAAATGTAAAGATATTCTGTATGAAAATAAACAAGAGCATATAAATAAAACTGCTACTGCAGCCACTACTGTGAGGAAACAAAGTTTCGCAGAGAAAGTAAACAAAATTCTTCAGATGAAGGAGGAAGCAAAGATTAAACCTGGAAATTTCAAGGAAACGATGACGAATTTATTCAGGCAAATTGATCCAGAGATAGGATCAGAAAATGCTACCATTGCCAGGGAAACAGGTGGTAATGCAACAAGCGATGCAATTACGCTAAATCAAAATGCAGGGAACCAGACAATGGAATTATCTTCCAATTCTACGATGCCAGAGGCTGTAATTCCAAAAAAGAAAAAGCCCAAAGTTACCAAGAAAGAGAAG ATAAAAGCAGAGATAAAGAGATTACTGCAGTTTGTATTAAGCAATGCTTGA
- the LOC139529081 gene encoding uncharacterized protein isoform X1: protein MRLLVTREQMTQKSAIMFLVSLIIYTLFQVGIGQILPGTVPSLPNPTLEGCQKEAENSNMTSNYTSIYAKVIDKWCGTYDEVLPCLDLSLPYTRLANVNDWYLSMMFDVDIAHNISDDMCSKYKDYADDMECIDRSRRASSFCTQYNTKHLSTVILQLYYTNSTENPYADVNACLYANHTATCMTRHMKYCSRPIRKIINQYYRLLNGKCKDILYENKQEHINKTATAATTVRKQSFAEKVNKILQMKEEAKIKPGNFKETMTNLFRQIDPEIGSENATIARETGGNATSDAITLNQNAGNQTMELSSNSTMPEAVIPKKKKPKVTKKEKIKAEIKRLLQFVLSNA from the exons atgagactaCTCGTCACTAGAGAACAAATGACGCAGAA aTCTGCCATAATGTTCCTCGTAAGCTTGATAATTTATACTTTGTTCCAAGTCGGCATTGGTCAGATCCTACCAGGTACTGTTCCATCACTCCCTAACCCCACTTTGGAAGGATGCCAGAAGGAGGCTGAAAATTCAAACATGACTAGCAATTATACATCAATTTATGCCAAAGTGATAGATAAATGGTGCGG AACATATGATGAAGTTTTACCTTGTCTTGATTTGTCATTACCCTACACTCGACTGGCGAATGTTAATGATTGGTACCTAAGTATGATGTTTGACGTGGATATTGCTCACAACATTTCAGATGATATGTGTTCAAAGTATAAAG aTTATGCAGATGATATGGAATGTATTGATCGTAGCAGACGAGCAAGTTCATTCTGTACACAATACAACACGAAACATCTATCCACAGTAATACTTCAGTTATATTATACAAACTCAACGGAAAATCCGTATGCAGACGTGAATGCGTGCTT atatgcTAATCACACAGCAACGTGTATGACAAGACACATGAAATATTGTTCAAGGCCAATCAGAAAAATAATCAATCAGTACTATCGTTTATTAAATGGCAAATGTAAAGATATTCTGTATGAAAATAAACAAGAGCATATAAATAAAACTGCTACTGCAGCCACTACTGTGAGGAAACAAAGTTTCGCAGAGAAAGTAAACAAAATTCTTCAGATGAAGGAGGAAGCAAAGATTAAACCTGGAAATTTCAAGGAAACGATGACGAATTTATTCAGGCAAATTGATCCAGAGATAGGATCAGAAAATGCTACCATTGCCAGGGAAACAGGTGGTAATGCAACAAGCGATGCAATTACGCTAAATCAAAATGCAGGGAACCAGACAATGGAATTATCTTCCAATTCTACGATGCCAGAGGCTGTAATTCCAAAAAAGAAAAAGCCCAAAGTTACCAAGAAAGAGAAG ATAAAAGCAGAGATAAAGAGATTACTGCAGTTTGTATTAAGCAATGCTTGA
- the LOC139529081 gene encoding uncharacterized protein isoform X3, translating to MFLVSLIIYTLFQVGIGQILPGTVPSLPNPTLEGCQKEAENSNMTSNYTSIYAKVIDKWCGTYDEVLPCLDLSLPYTRLANVNDWYLSMMFDVDIAHNISDDMCSKYKDYADDMECIDRSRRASSFCTQYNTKHLSTVILQLYYTNSTENPYADVNACLYANHTATCMTRHMKYCSRPIRKIINQYYRLLNGKCKDILYENKQEHINKTATAATTVRKQSFAEKVNKILQMKEEAKIKPGNFKETMTNLFRQIDPEIGSENATIARETGGNATSDAITLNQNAGNQTMELSSNSTMPEAVIPKKKKPKVTKKEKIKAEIKRLLQFVLSNA from the exons ATGTTCCTCGTAAGCTTGATAATTTATACTTTGTTCCAAGTCGGCATTGGTCAGATCCTACCAGGTACTGTTCCATCACTCCCTAACCCCACTTTGGAAGGATGCCAGAAGGAGGCTGAAAATTCAAACATGACTAGCAATTATACATCAATTTATGCCAAAGTGATAGATAAATGGTGCGG AACATATGATGAAGTTTTACCTTGTCTTGATTTGTCATTACCCTACACTCGACTGGCGAATGTTAATGATTGGTACCTAAGTATGATGTTTGACGTGGATATTGCTCACAACATTTCAGATGATATGTGTTCAAAGTATAAAG aTTATGCAGATGATATGGAATGTATTGATCGTAGCAGACGAGCAAGTTCATTCTGTACACAATACAACACGAAACATCTATCCACAGTAATACTTCAGTTATATTATACAAACTCAACGGAAAATCCGTATGCAGACGTGAATGCGTGCTT atatgcTAATCACACAGCAACGTGTATGACAAGACACATGAAATATTGTTCAAGGCCAATCAGAAAAATAATCAATCAGTACTATCGTTTATTAAATGGCAAATGTAAAGATATTCTGTATGAAAATAAACAAGAGCATATAAATAAAACTGCTACTGCAGCCACTACTGTGAGGAAACAAAGTTTCGCAGAGAAAGTAAACAAAATTCTTCAGATGAAGGAGGAAGCAAAGATTAAACCTGGAAATTTCAAGGAAACGATGACGAATTTATTCAGGCAAATTGATCCAGAGATAGGATCAGAAAATGCTACCATTGCCAGGGAAACAGGTGGTAATGCAACAAGCGATGCAATTACGCTAAATCAAAATGCAGGGAACCAGACAATGGAATTATCTTCCAATTCTACGATGCCAGAGGCTGTAATTCCAAAAAAGAAAAAGCCCAAAGTTACCAAGAAAGAGAAG ATAAAAGCAGAGATAAAGAGATTACTGCAGTTTGTATTAAGCAATGCTTGA
- the LOC139529078 gene encoding lactase/phlorizin hydrolase-like, whose amino-acid sequence MILQVFAFFFLLRNGYCNSLPMEEEFYYGDFPSDFKWGAATAAYQIEGGWQDDGRGPSIWDTFLHKCMASKCQNGDIAADSYHKYKEDVQLLRSLGVDFYRFSISWSRVFPDGTPSSRNAAGIQYYHNVIDELIKYNIEPMVTLYHWDLPQTINDKGGWENDTIVDYFNDYAREMFREYGNKVKGWITLNEPGVVSWLGYGTAVFAPGVYKPATGPYVVNHNLIRAHAKAYRTYRKDFYARQKGKIGISLSTDWKEPKTGSQADKDASERKMQFDLGVYAHPIYVNGDYPEIMKTKVAEKSRLQNLSKSRLPVFTEEEKQMIKGSADFIGINHYTSRYIYNSPHNDWPSLAQDPDTDESEDPTWKTAKSGWLKVVPWGMRKLMNWIKKEYPSTDVYITENGFSDCGDLTDQGRIDYYKAYINELLKAIKLDGCTNIKRYTAWSLMDNLEWRAGYSEKFGLFKVDYERSDRPRIPKASAHFYTDLVKYNGFPRNWDMRYVRQDIVDRDAFMHGTFENDFAWGAATSAYQIEGGWNEDGKGPSIWDVYSHAGRIVNKQTGDVACDSYHKYKEDVQMLKSLGVSHYRFSLSWSRIMSDGTLATVNQKGIDYYNNLINELLANNIEPMVTLYHWDLPQGLQDKGGFKDEAIIEYFNDYARLCFSMFGDRVKLWITFNEPFVVSWLGHGIGVMAPGISEPGSTVYTVTHNIIRAHVKAYHTYNDHFRSHFNGKVGITLDCDWKEPREDTLWDRAAAERALQFKLGWFANPIFGNGDYPAVMKRTIKSKSMKQGLSKSRLPEFTDEELRQNKGAADFIGINHYTTNLVSQKEQSVEEPHYERDQDIDVSYSSCWRESQSGWLRGNPWGIRRLLKWVKDRYNSPEIYVTENGFSDDGKSLEDNDRIWYYNGYINEMLKAKKEDGVNVKGYMAWSLMDNFEWGSGFTQHFGIFHVDFDTMNRTRTPKKSAATYTQIIKDNGFPYK is encoded by the exons GCAGGGGACCCAGTATTTGGGATACATTTCTACATAAATGTATGGCAAGTAAATGTCAGAATGGTGACATAGCAGCAGATTCATATCACAAATACAAAGAAGATGTGCAACTGTTAAGAAGCTTAGgt GTAGATTTCTATAGATTTTCTATATCTTGGAGTCGAGTATTTCCAGATGGAACTCCTTCATCTCGTAATGCAGCAGGAATCCAGTACTACCATAACGTTATAGACGAGCTTATCAAATACAACATAGAACCTATGGTGACATTGTATCATTGGGATCTACCTCAGACCATTAATGACAAAGGAGGATGGGAAAACGATACCATTGTTGATTATTTCAATGACTATGCGAGAGAAATGTTTCGAGAATATGGAAATAAG GTTAAAGGATGGATAACTCTAAATGAGCCTGGTGTGGTATCCTGGCTAGGTTACGGAACGGCTGTCTTTGCTCCAGGTGTTTACAAACCGGCCACAGGACCCTATGTAGTTAATCACAACCTGATAAGAGCACATGCAAAGGCTTACAGAACTTACAGGAAAGATTTCTATGCTAGACAGAAAG GTAAAATAGGTATATCCTTGAGCACGGATTGGAAGGAGCCAAAGACAGGAAGCCAGGCTGATAAAGATGCATCAGAGAGGAAGATGCAATTTGATCTGGGAGTTTATGCTCATCCAATTTATGTAAATGGAGATTATCCTGAAATTATGAAGACAAAAGTGGCAGAAAAGAGCAGATTACAAAACTTATCAAAGTCTCGACTTCCAGTTTTTACAGAAGAGGAGAAACAAATGATCAAGG GTTCAGCTGATTTTATTGGTATCAACCATTACACATCAAGGTATATTTACAATAGTCCTCATAATGACTGGCCAAGTTTAGCACAGGACCCTGATACTGATGAATCAGAAGACCCAACATGGAAAAC AGCAAAATCTGGTTGGCTTAAAGTCGTACCCTGGGGAATGAGAAAACTGATGAACTGGATAAAAAAAGAATATCCGAGTACAGATGTGTACATTACAGAGAATGGTTTCTCTGACTGTGGTGACCTCACTGATCAAGGAAGAATAGATTATTACAAAGCATACATTAACGAACTACTCAAAG CAATTAAATTAGATGGTTGCACCAATATCAAACGTTACACAGCATGGTCTCTGATGGATAATTTGGAATGGAGAGCTGGATATTCTGAGAAATTTGGACTTTTCAAAGTGGACTACGAAAGATCAGATAGACCAAGAATTCCGAAAGCATCAGCTCATTTTTACACAGATCTGGTGAAATATAACGGATTTCCAAGAAATTGGGATATGAGATATGTACGACAAG ATATAGTTGATAGAGATGCCTTCATGCATGGGACATTTGAAAACGATTTTGCCTGGGGAGCTGCAACATCTGCATACCAGATTGAAGGCGGGTGGAACGAAGATG GAAAAGGACCAAGTATATGGGACGTTTATTCCCATGCTGGACGTATTGTCAATAAACAGACTGGAGATGTTGCTTGCGATAGTTACCATAAATATAAAGAGGATGTTCAGATGTTGAAGTCACTCGGA GTATCACACTACCGATTTTCCCTTTCCTGGAGCAGAATAATGTCAGATGGTACCCTAGCAACAGTAAACCAAAAGGGAATTGACTATTACAATAATCTTATCAATGAACTGCTGGCAAACAACATTGAACCAATGGTTACTCTCTATCACTGGGACCTACCACAGGGACTGCAGGATAAAGGAGGCTTTAAAGATGAAGCTATCATAGAATATTTCAACGATTATGCTCGCTTATGTTTTAGTATGTTCGGAGATAGA GTAAAACTTTGGATAACATTCAATGAGCCATTTGTTGTTAGTTGGTTAGGCCATGGGATTGGAGTAATGGCCCCAGGCATCAGTGAACCAGGCTCTACAGTATATACTGTTACTCATAACATCATCAGAGCACATGTTAAAGCTTACCATACATATAATGACCACTTTCGGTCACATTTTAATG GTAAAGTAGGTATAACCTTAGACTGTGATTGGAAGGAACCTAGAGAAGATACTCTATGGGATAGAGCTGCAGCAGAAAGGGCACTCCAGTTCAAACTTGGATGGTTTGCTAACCCTATATTTGGAAATGGTGACTATCCAGCAGTCATGAAGAGAACGATCAAGTCAAAGAGTATGAAACAAGGACTGTCTAAATCAAGGCTTCCGGAATTCACCGATGAAGAACTAAGACAAAATAAAG GAGCTGCAGACTTTATAGGTATCAATCATTATACAACAAATCTGGTCTCCCAGAAAGAACAGTCTGTTGAGGAACCGCATTATGAACGAGATCAGGATATTGATGTATCTTACAGTTCATGCTGGAGGGA GTCACAGTCTGGCTGGTTGCGAGGGAACCCTTGGGGAATACGACGACTATTAAAATGGGTCAAAGACAGATACAACTCTCCAGAGATTTATGTTACTGAAAATGGATTTTCTGACGACGGAAAATCTTTAGAAGACAACGACAGAATATGGTATTACAATGGTTATATCAACGAAATGTTAAAAG CAAAGAAAGAAGATGGCGTAAATGTCAAAGGATATATGGCTTGGTCGCTTATGGACAACTTTGAGTGGGGAAGTGGATTTACACAGCATTTTGGAATATTCCATGTTGATTTTGACACAATGAACAGAACCAGGACACCAAAGAAATCAGCAGCTACTTACACTCAGATTATTAAAGATAATGGATTTCCATACAAATAA